A part of Vulcanisaeta moutnovskia 768-28 genomic DNA contains:
- a CDS encoding 2'-5' RNA ligase family protein: protein MGYFYGVFIRDLDVTSLIRALPVMPVERENMHITITYIGDDRPSQGVDDRVGVSIGSMPCFRAKLGQLILLPSVLRPKVLAVEIINNKQLSKLRSIIVSILRDSGISMNDKYSGEFKPHITIAYIKSKKVNPQNILETTREMGIEKELLNKSLLIENVSLILARGNNYREISRHKLQC from the coding sequence GTGGGCTATTTCTACGGAGTATTCATTAGGGATTTAGACGTAACGTCACTAATTAGGGCATTACCCGTGATGCCTGTGGAGAGGGAGAACATGCACATAACCATTACATACATTGGTGATGATAGACCAAGTCAGGGGGTTGACGATAGGGTCGGGGTAAGCATAGGCTCAATGCCGTGCTTCAGGGCTAAGCTAGGGCAATTAATATTATTGCCAAGTGTCCTAAGGCCCAAGGTACTTGCCGTGGAGATCATTAATAATAAGCAATTGAGTAAGTTGAGGTCAATCATAGTGAGTATATTAAGAGACTCAGGCATTTCAATGAATGATAAGTACTCCGGTGAATTCAAGCCACACATAACGATTGCATACATAAAATCAAAGAAGGTAAATCCGCAGAATATACTTGAGACAACCCGCGAAATGGGAATCGAGAAGGAACTCCTGAACAAATCACTACTAATTGAAAACGTATCCCTAATACTAGCCAGGGGAAACAACTACAGGGAAATATCAAGGCATAAACTGCAATGCTAA
- a CDS encoding adenosylcobinamide amidohydrolase, producing MIIDVKYLRENVVITLNQETMALASTVDGGLRNGIKYVIHHQVPKDFNNDPIREVMRTHRKLTINSNEAITFLTATEIPRNHVINEEIINGVETEVSITMGLTNPYRINKGGIETRGFGESTINMAIIIDRPLTIQAMIDVTMLAAQIKALTLAELTGNRMHGTTSDAIAILTPINGNREPYAGPATAIGRAVVYAIRGTLIKAYEIYRASPEPSGDP from the coding sequence ATGATCATCGACGTAAAATACCTGAGAGAAAACGTAGTAATCACGCTAAATCAAGAGACAATGGCATTGGCCAGTACCGTGGATGGAGGACTTAGGAATGGTATTAAATACGTAATACACCACCAGGTCCCTAAGGACTTCAATAACGACCCAATTAGGGAAGTAATGAGGACGCACAGGAAATTAACGATAAATAGTAACGAGGCAATAACCTTCCTAACAGCCACGGAAATACCGAGAAATCACGTAATAAATGAGGAGATAATCAACGGTGTGGAGACTGAGGTATCAATAACCATGGGACTAACGAACCCTTACAGGATAAATAAGGGCGGTATAGAGACTCGGGGCTTTGGCGAATCAACAATAAACATGGCAATAATCATAGACAGGCCATTAACTATACAAGCAATGATAGATGTAACAATGCTAGCTGCCCAGATAAAGGCACTAACACTCGCTGAGTTAACTGGTAATAGGATGCACGGAACAACCTCCGATGCAATAGCAATACTAACACCAATAAATGGTAACAGGGAACCCTACGCAGGGCCAGCAACAGCGATAGGCAGAGCCGTAGTTTACGCAATACGTGGTACATTAATTAAGGCATATGAAATTTACAGAGCCAGCCCTGAGCCTTCGGGTGACCCCTAG
- a CDS encoding zinc ribbon domain-containing protein, producing MDRDRKGKDGYVPAVDVTAMGIDVGVRRFVVAFVGSRARLLNDLAVVYARQNGVSLVPLGIYDAMTRAYVVSINYPGTDKYRGVELTSNIISKTLGAIVRAMHSVQRVHNTLIGLVLEDLRQFSGYKHDLVRAKAIWDLITSRFSESVSKCPAVKVSWFWMSYRGEVIMPTRDSIPIVLVEPEYTSSICPRCGTYLGRVRDKVVCNYCGFEGDRDVIGAINVALRGFLILMKCVREGILGVTRRLRAGSVNFICLN from the coding sequence ATGGATAGGGATAGGAAAGGGAAGGACGGGTATGTACCTGCCGTGGATGTAACGGCAATGGGCATTGATGTTGGTGTAAGGCGTTTTGTTGTTGCCTTTGTTGGTAGTAGGGCTAGGTTGCTTAATGATCTAGCGGTTGTATATGCTAGGCAGAATGGCGTTTCGTTAGTGCCGTTAGGTATATATGATGCTATGACTAGGGCCTATGTAGTTAGTATTAATTATCCAGGTACAGATAAATACCGTGGTGTCGAGTTAACGAGTAACATCATCAGTAAAACACTAGGTGCCATAGTAAGGGCTATGCATAGTGTACAGAGGGTTCATAACACGTTAATCGGTCTAGTTCTTGAGGATCTCAGGCAGTTCAGTGGATATAAGCATGACTTAGTCAGGGCGAAGGCTATTTGGGATCTAATTACAAGCAGGTTTAGTGAGAGTGTTAGTAAATGCCCTGCTGTTAAGGTTTCTTGGTTCTGGATGAGTTATAGGGGCGAGGTAATCATGCCTACTAGGGATTCAATACCCATAGTGCTTGTTGAGCCTGAGTATACGAGTAGTATATGCCCGAGATGTGGTACTTACTTAGGTAGGGTTAGGGATAAGGTGGTGTGTAATTACTGTGGCTTTGAGGGTGATAGGGATGTTATTGGTGCTATAAATGTGGCGCTACGAGGATTTTTAATACTAATGAAATGCGTTAGAGAGGGTATACTAGGGGTCACCCGAAGGCTCAGGGCTGGCTCTGTAAATTTCATATGCCTTAATTAA